The Doryrhamphus excisus isolate RoL2022-K1 chromosome 1, RoL_Dexc_1.0, whole genome shotgun sequence genome includes a window with the following:
- the cfap20dc gene encoding uncharacterized protein C3orf67 homolog isoform X4 codes for MFKHNYQGGAVVEVFSGQGKDPVAKWKLCGGQSAIRKEYDKEVKGFVYRLDGSSKTVKMQMPENGKMSLGLLQRFLAIQVIIPPDKDFSVELVITDVGHLKRRLYLSTVHKDLSATLWHAKIPLAGVKRNIWTTLFVDLVSFTGELFKAAAFLSLDGITLFASCRVRRIFTVKTQPSGLSSEDLFLGGTGYVADQIPRSCQFPATVRHECQVLNMAALQATHPNSGNVTGHAGPDQHPAARSASSQRSKPQAAPHTAPGSRATAPAAHAGRKGGSATNGLEKGEPCNRKTGFNLTRQRFTTDIGDGDGTSSSMQPHPPRGKACNKQTSERRKLRILSAGPERLEAPSDPAHVGRSGGDETREKPSPLSSGPESRQKPLTPKGMTEVQSADECGLNSPKNSSTSPPPTPAESPRGSTRFASSPDPQAWSCWESNDGEPELRLALREEVFTFSSPPHSPKRGQGQGEQKMEKRGDGVQSLSERRYEAQPQDDFIGSESDEEKSYTPSLQPTFMPDSSLDICQPLSSTNLDTRLESQTTEQTSLEELCPTATDMHLHSPSCVPAEDERMDPKCCHSLWGTRQDQRCGPGAPEGVDHAVDRNNSTSLSRDCLQELSLEDPFKEEDETIQPGDSGDWHLKPASGLQSHGGDDDELQMLASLKREQEEDEYRASGLSASQMHGCNVSMSLSSEDNSTWTHITTPANQGQHYQKEMNPLRCSNPREWMDVLSPPIMPPSLQRRSGNTGSHGEDLIRGTVNLKAGTSRRMKRRWRTSI; via the exons ATGTTTAAGCACAATTATCAA GGTGGAGCTGTGGTGGAGGTCTTCAGTGGACAAGGCAAAGATCCTGTAGCCAAGTGGAAACTTTGTGGGGGACAGTCAGCCATACGGAAA GAGTATGACAAAGAAGTTAAAGGATTTGTTTACCGCCTGGATGGCAGCAGCAAGACGGTGAAGATGCAAATGCCAGAGAATGGGAAAATGTCCC TTGGGCTTCTGCAAAGATTCTTGGCCATTCAAGTGATTATTCCCCCTGATAAGGATTTCTCTGTGGAGCTTGT AATAACAGATGTCGGCCACCTGAAAAGACGGCTCTACTTATCAACCGTGCATAAAGACTTGTCTGCCACACTCTGGCATGCAAAAATACCTCTGGCAGGAGTGAAACGCAATATT TGGACTACTTTGTTTGTCGACCTCGTGTCATTCACCGGAGAGTTGTTCAAGGCTGCAGCCTTTTTGAGTCTGGACGGCATCACTTTGTTTGCCTCCTGTAGAGTGCGGAGGATCTTCACTGTGAAAACTCAGCCGAGTGGCCTGTCAAGTGAAG ATTTGTTTCTCGGTGGAACTGGATATGTTGCGGATCAGATACCTCGCAGCTGCCAGTTTCCCGCAACCGTGCGCCACGAGTGTCAGGTTTTGAACATGGCCGCCTTGCAGGCAACACACCCCAACAGCG GTAACGTGACCGGCCATGCAGGACCTGACCAGCATCCTGCTGCCAGATCAGCCAGTTCTCAGAGAAGCAAGCCCCAGGCGGCTCCACACACCGCCCCAGGCTCGAGAGCCACAGCACCAGCAGCGCACGCAGGAAGAAAAGGCGGCTCGGCCACAAATGGCTTGGAAAAAGGAGAACCCTGTAACAGAAAAACA GGGTTCAATCTGACACGCCAGCGATTTACCACAGACATTGGAGACGGAGACG GAACATCTTCCAGCATGCAGCCACATCCTCCGAGAGGCAAAGCGTGCAACAAGCAAACATCAGAGAGAAGGAAGCTCAGAATTCTCAGCGCTGGACCAGAGAGGCTCGAAGCGCCGTCGG ATCCTGCTCATGTCGGCCGCAGCGGGGGAGACGAGACCAGAGAGAAACCAAGCCCTCTATCAAGCGGGCCGGAGAGCAGGCAAAAACCTTTGACACCAAAAGGAATGACTGAAGTCCAAAGTGCAG ACGAGTGTGGTTTAAATTCACCAAAGAACAGCTCCACGTCGCCTCCACCCACACCGGCAGAGTCTCCCCGCGGCTCGACTCGGTTTGCTTCGTCCCCTGACCCGCAGGCCTGGAGCTGCTGGGAGAGTAATGATGGGGAGCCCGAGCTGCGTCTGGCTCTGCGGGAGGAGGTGTTCACTTTCTCATCCCCGCCTCACTCACCCAAACGAGGGCAAGGCCAGGGTGAGCAGAAGATGGAGAAGCGAGGCGATGGAGTTCAGAGCCTGAGTGAGAGGCGCTATGAGGCACAGCCCCAAGATGATTTCATTGGCAGTGAAAGTGATGAG gAGAAGAGCTACACTCCATCCCTGCAGCCGACATTCATGCCAGACTCCAGCCTTGACATTTGTCAACCTCTTTCAAGCACAAATTTGGACACACGACTTGAGAGTCAAACCACTGAGCAAACATCACTAGAAGAGCTTTGCCCAACTGCCACTGATATGCACCTGCACTCTCCATCCTGCGTGCCAGCTGAGGATGAGAGGATGGATCCCAAATGCTGTCACTCACTCTGGGGAACAAGACAGGACCAGAGGTGTGGGCCAGGTGCACCAGAAGGAGTCGACCATGCTGTGGACAGGAACAACAGCACGTCACTGTCAAGGGACTGTCTTCAAGAGCTCTCACTGGAGGACCCCTTCAAG GAAGAAGACGAGACCATCCAGCCTGGTGATTCTGGTGATTGGCACTTAAAGCCAGCCAGCGGGCTACAATCGCACGGAGGGGATGATGACGAGCTCCAGATGCTTGCAAGTCTAAAAAGGGAGCAGGAGGAAGATGAATACAGAGCCTCGGGCCTCAGCGCGTCTCAGATGCACGGCTGCAACGTCAGCATGAGCCTCAGCAGTGAGGACAACTCTACCTGGACGCACATCACCACG